The Streptomyces sp. NBC_01244 genome contains a region encoding:
- a CDS encoding AIM24 family protein: protein MAQFRLQGSKVLAVDLTGDAVKAKNGSMVAYDGQVAFKKMTGGGEGLRGMVTRRLTGEQMTVMEVQGHGTCFFADRASEINLVDLRGEKLYVESSNLLCTDAGLRTGTTFTGLRGASTGNGLFTTTVEGSGQAAIMSDGPAVVLRVSAQYPLSVDPGAYIAHTGNLQQSFQSGVNFRTLIGEGSGESFQIRFEGEGLVYVQPSERNTIGGDV from the coding sequence GTGGCTCAGTTCCGACTCCAAGGCAGCAAGGTGCTCGCCGTCGACCTGACCGGGGACGCCGTGAAAGCGAAAAACGGCTCCATGGTCGCGTACGACGGCCAGGTGGCCTTCAAGAAGATGACCGGCGGCGGCGAAGGCCTCCGCGGAATGGTGACCCGGCGGCTCACCGGCGAGCAGATGACCGTGATGGAAGTGCAGGGTCACGGCACCTGCTTCTTCGCCGACCGGGCGAGTGAGATCAATCTGGTCGATCTGCGCGGCGAGAAGCTCTACGTCGAGTCCAGCAACCTGCTGTGCACCGACGCCGGCCTGCGCACCGGCACCACCTTCACCGGCCTGCGCGGTGCATCGACGGGCAACGGCCTGTTCACCACGACCGTCGAGGGCAGCGGGCAGGCGGCGATCATGTCCGACGGCCCGGCGGTGGTGCTGCGCGTCAGCGCCCAGTACCCGCTCTCCGTCGACCCGGGGGCGTACATCGCGCACACCGGCAACCTCCAGCAGTCCTTCCAGTCCGGCGTGAACTTCCGCACGCTGATCGGCGAGGGCTCCGGCGAGTCCTTCCAGATCCGCTTCGAGGGCGAGGGCCTGGTGTACGTGCAGCCCAGCGAGCGCAACACCATCGGGGGCGACGTCTGA
- a CDS encoding MTH1187 family thiamine-binding protein: MMIAFSVTPLGVGEEVGEYVADAVRVVRASGLPNHTDAMFTTIEGEWDEVMDVVKRAVAAVEARAPRVSFILKADIRPGVTDGMTSKMETVERHLAAG; encoded by the coding sequence ATGATGATCGCGTTCTCGGTGACCCCGCTGGGCGTCGGCGAAGAGGTCGGCGAGTACGTGGCCGACGCCGTCCGCGTCGTCCGCGCGTCGGGGCTGCCGAACCACACGGATGCCATGTTCACCACCATCGAGGGCGAGTGGGACGAGGTGATGGACGTGGTCAAGCGCGCGGTGGCCGCCGTGGAGGCACGCGCTCCCCGGGTCTCCTTCATCCTCAAGGCCGACATCCGCCCCGGCGTCACGGACGGCATGACGTCCAAGATGGAAACGGTGGAACGCCACCTCGCCGCGGGCTGA
- a CDS encoding acetyl-CoA C-acetyltransferase has translation MSGTNNTTSVIVAGARTPMGRLLGSLKSFSGADLGGFAIKSALERAGISGDQVQYVIMGQVLQAGAGQIPARQAAAKGGIPMNVPALTINKVCLSGLDAIALADQLIRAGEFDIVVAGGQESMTNAPHLLPKSREGFKYGAIEMLDAMAYDGLTDAFENIAMGESTEKHNTRLGIERAPQDAFAATSHQRAAAAQKNGVFEAEITPVEIPQRKGEPVVFSQDEGIRAETTVESLGKLRPAFAKDGTITAGTSSQISDGAAAVVVMSKAKAEELGLEWLAEIGAHGNVAGPDNSLQSQPSNAILHALKKEGLGVEDLDLIEINEAFAAVAVQSMKDLGVTPEKVNVNGGAIALGHPIGMSGARVVLHLALELKRRGGGVGAAALCGGGGQGDALIVRVP, from the coding sequence ATGTCCGGAACGAACAACACCACGTCAGTGATCGTCGCCGGGGCCCGCACGCCCATGGGGCGACTGCTCGGCTCGCTGAAGTCCTTCTCGGGTGCCGACCTCGGCGGCTTCGCCATCAAGTCCGCGCTGGAGCGGGCCGGGATCTCGGGTGACCAGGTCCAGTACGTGATCATGGGCCAGGTTCTGCAGGCCGGTGCGGGCCAGATCCCCGCCCGCCAGGCCGCCGCCAAGGGCGGAATCCCCATGAACGTGCCCGCGCTCACCATCAACAAGGTGTGCCTGTCGGGCCTCGACGCCATCGCCCTGGCCGACCAGCTGATTCGCGCCGGGGAGTTCGACATCGTGGTCGCGGGCGGTCAGGAGTCCATGACCAACGCCCCGCACCTGCTGCCGAAGTCCCGTGAGGGCTTCAAGTACGGCGCCATCGAGATGCTCGACGCGATGGCCTACGACGGCCTCACCGACGCCTTCGAGAACATCGCGATGGGCGAGTCCACCGAGAAGCACAACACCCGCCTCGGCATCGAGCGGGCCCCGCAGGACGCGTTCGCGGCCACCTCCCACCAGCGCGCCGCCGCCGCGCAGAAGAACGGCGTCTTCGAGGCCGAGATCACCCCGGTCGAGATCCCGCAGCGCAAGGGCGAGCCGGTGGTGTTCTCCCAGGACGAGGGCATCCGGGCCGAGACCACGGTCGAGTCCCTCGGCAAGCTGCGTCCGGCCTTCGCGAAGGACGGCACCATCACCGCCGGCACCTCCTCGCAGATCAGCGACGGCGCCGCCGCCGTGGTCGTGATGAGCAAGGCCAAGGCCGAGGAGCTGGGCCTGGAGTGGCTCGCCGAGATCGGCGCCCACGGCAACGTGGCGGGCCCGGACAACTCGCTCCAGTCGCAGCCCTCCAACGCGATCCTGCACGCCCTGAAGAAGGAGGGCCTCGGCGTCGAGGACCTCGACCTCATCGAGATCAACGAGGCCTTCGCGGCGGTCGCCGTGCAGTCGATGAAGGACCTCGGCGTGACCCCTGAAAAGGTGAACGTCAACGGCGGCGCCATCGCCCTGGGTCACCCGATCGGCATGTCCGGCGCCCGCGTGGTGCTGCACTTGGCGCTGGAGCTCAAGCGCCGCGGCGGCGGGGTCGGTGCGGCCGCCCTGTGCGGTGGCGGCGGCCAGGGAGACGCCCTGATCGTCCGCGTCCCGTAG
- a CDS encoding AIM24 family protein, translated as MTGGPGGPTVFDPYTLPSDDNVNAYTFCVELKGSQWFLQKGKMIAYYGRIEFNGIGHGRFDRLLRTSFHSPLHASDWVVAEGQGKMLLADRAFDVNSYDLDNGNLTIRSGNLLAYQPTLALKQSIVPGFLTLIGTGKFVAASNGPVVFMEPPLRVDPQALVGWADCPSPCHHYDHKYMSGVIGGLRSLTGIGGSSGEEHQFEFVGAGTVLLQSSEMLMAEQAVGTVGPGAATGNAQGVPGQGPMGQSGVPRMPGQLGDLQRRFGL; from the coding sequence GTGACCGGTGGACCGGGAGGTCCGACCGTCTTCGACCCGTACACCCTGCCGTCCGACGACAACGTCAACGCCTACACCTTCTGCGTGGAGCTCAAGGGGAGCCAGTGGTTCCTGCAGAAGGGCAAGATGATCGCCTACTACGGGCGCATCGAGTTCAACGGCATCGGCCACGGCCGGTTCGACCGGCTGCTGCGCACCAGCTTCCACTCGCCACTGCACGCGAGCGACTGGGTGGTGGCCGAGGGCCAGGGCAAGATGCTGCTCGCCGACCGGGCCTTCGACGTGAACTCGTACGACCTGGACAACGGCAACCTGACCATCCGGTCGGGCAACCTGCTCGCGTACCAGCCCACGCTCGCCCTCAAGCAGTCGATCGTGCCGGGCTTCCTCACCCTGATCGGGACCGGCAAGTTCGTGGCGGCCTCCAACGGGCCGGTGGTGTTCATGGAGCCGCCGCTGCGCGTGGACCCGCAGGCGCTGGTGGGCTGGGCGGACTGCCCCTCCCCCTGTCACCATTACGACCACAAGTACATGTCGGGCGTGATCGGCGGCCTGCGCTCGCTGACGGGCATCGGGGGTTCCTCGGGCGAGGAGCACCAGTTCGAGTTCGTCGGCGCGGGTACGGTGCTGCTCCAGTCCTCGGAGATGCTGATGGCGGAGCAGGCGGTCGGCACCGTCGGCCCCGGCGCGGCCACGGGCAACGCCCAGGGCGTGCCCGGACAGGGGCCGATGGGGCAGAGCGGCGTACCGCGGATGCCGGGGCAGCTGGGCGATCTCCAGAGGCGCTTCGGGCTGTAG
- a CDS encoding glycoside hydrolase family 6 protein — protein MPARRTRSHPATLLAAALALTAAAACTPAPTARPESAPPHPPAGVGLVDESPFWVDPQSDAARQVAAWEAQGRNSDAQVLRRIADRPMALWGPAGDPGPEIRRARASARAAGRTLVLVAYNIPYRDCGQHSAGGARDAAAYRSWIGAFADNIADTKALVVLEPDAVPHLVDGCTRADHRDERLRLLSEAVDRLKRNKNTKVYLDAGNPAWIPDPKKLVDPLYEAGLERADGFSLNVSNFQPSAAGREYGAALSRATKGKHFVIDTSRNGDGPLEGDRGQAWCNPPGRALGTPPTDGTGDPLVDAYLWVKRPGESDGTCRGGPTAGKWWPDYALGLARRSTD, from the coding sequence ATGCCAGCCCGCCGCACCCGCAGCCACCCCGCCACCCTCCTCGCCGCAGCCCTCGCTCTGACGGCGGCAGCCGCCTGCACGCCCGCCCCCACCGCGCGGCCGGAATCCGCCCCGCCCCACCCCCCGGCAGGGGTCGGCCTCGTCGACGAGTCGCCGTTCTGGGTGGACCCGCAGAGCGACGCCGCCCGCCAGGTCGCCGCCTGGGAGGCGCAGGGCCGCAACAGCGACGCCCAGGTGCTGCGCCGCATCGCCGACCGGCCGATGGCCCTGTGGGGCCCGGCCGGCGACCCCGGCCCCGAAATCCGCCGGGCCAGGGCGAGCGCCCGCGCGGCGGGCCGCACGCTGGTCCTCGTCGCGTACAACATCCCGTACCGGGACTGCGGGCAGCACTCGGCGGGCGGTGCCCGGGACGCAGCCGCGTACCGGAGCTGGATCGGCGCCTTTGCCGACAACATCGCCGACACCAAGGCCCTGGTCGTCCTGGAGCCGGACGCGGTCCCGCACCTGGTGGACGGCTGCACCCGGGCCGACCACCGCGACGAGCGCCTGCGGCTGCTCTCCGAGGCCGTCGACCGGCTCAAGCGCAACAAGAACACCAAGGTCTACCTGGACGCCGGCAACCCGGCGTGGATCCCGGACCCGAAGAAGCTGGTCGATCCCCTGTACGAGGCGGGGCTGGAGCGCGCCGACGGCTTCTCCCTCAACGTCTCCAACTTCCAGCCCAGCGCGGCCGGACGGGAGTACGGCGCCGCCCTGTCCAGGGCCACCAAGGGCAAGCACTTCGTCATCGACACCAGCCGCAACGGCGACGGCCCGCTCGAGGGCGACCGAGGCCAGGCCTGGTGCAACCCGCCGGGCCGGGCGCTGGGCACGCCCCCGACCGACGGGACGGGTGACCCGCTCGTGGACGCGTACCTCTGGGTCAAGCGGCCGGGCGAATCGGACGGCACCTGCCGCGGCGGCCCCACGGCCGGGAAGTGGTGGCCGGACTACGCCCTGGGCCTGGCCCGCCGCTCCACGGACTAG
- the mce gene encoding methylmalonyl-CoA epimerase: protein MLTRIDHIGIACFDLDTTVEFYRATYGFEVFHSEVNEEQGVREAMLKINETSDGGASYLQLLEPTREDSAVGKWLAKNGEGVHHIAFGTEDVQGDSEAIRGKGVRVLYDQPRTGSMGSSITFLHPKDCHGVLTELVTSNPDQSTARH from the coding sequence ATGCTGACAAGAATCGACCACATCGGGATCGCCTGCTTCGACCTGGACACGACGGTTGAGTTCTACCGTGCCACGTACGGCTTCGAGGTGTTCCACTCCGAGGTCAACGAGGAGCAGGGCGTCCGCGAGGCCATGCTGAAGATCAACGAGACCTCCGACGGCGGAGCCTCCTACCTCCAGCTCCTGGAACCCACCCGCGAGGACTCCGCGGTCGGCAAGTGGCTGGCCAAGAACGGCGAGGGCGTCCACCACATCGCCTTCGGCACCGAGGACGTCCAGGGCGACTCGGAAGCCATCCGCGGCAAGGGCGTCCGCGTCCTCTACGACCAGCCCCGCACCGGCTCGATGGGCTCCTCCATCACCTTCCTGCACCCCAAGGACTGCCATGGCGTCCTCACCGAACTGGTCACGAGCAACCCCGACCAGTCAACGGCTCGGCACTGA
- a CDS encoding excalibur calcium-binding domain-containing protein, with protein sequence MSYPPPYPHPHAPVRRWWHHPALIITLLVVFPPGGIALAWTSGWSKGKKITATVLAGLWFFAPFLGDPPEKTGTDAKPKAAVTSEATVTTTPSATAAAVPSATAIPASSATAAPAHPKMPMVVGLPFAGATETLKPIGLKSVEPESAYTDVTLPATVGDWKVCFQDPAEGKEIQAPKTVGARLKVVAPGTACPAAAGGRLHPDPEPTPEAPDDGDDSGGSSSGGSSSGGSSTGGGGGSVYYKNCTAVRAAGADPIRRGDPGYGRHLDRDGDGVACE encoded by the coding sequence GTGAGCTACCCGCCGCCGTACCCCCACCCGCATGCGCCCGTACGGCGTTGGTGGCACCATCCGGCACTGATCATCACCCTGCTCGTCGTCTTCCCGCCCGGTGGCATCGCCCTCGCGTGGACCAGCGGCTGGAGCAAGGGCAAGAAGATCACCGCCACGGTCCTCGCCGGGCTCTGGTTCTTCGCCCCCTTCCTGGGCGACCCGCCGGAGAAGACCGGGACCGACGCGAAGCCGAAGGCCGCGGTCACGTCCGAGGCCACCGTGACGACCACGCCTTCGGCGACCGCGGCGGCGGTGCCTTCGGCGACCGCGATACCCGCGTCTTCGGCGACCGCGGCCCCGGCTCACCCGAAGATGCCGATGGTCGTGGGTCTCCCCTTCGCCGGGGCGACCGAGACCCTCAAGCCGATCGGGCTGAAGTCGGTCGAACCGGAGAGCGCGTACACCGACGTCACTCTGCCCGCGACCGTGGGCGACTGGAAGGTCTGCTTCCAGGACCCGGCCGAGGGCAAGGAGATCCAGGCTCCGAAGACCGTGGGCGCCCGGCTGAAGGTCGTGGCACCCGGCACGGCCTGCCCGGCTGCGGCGGGCGGCAGGCTGCATCCGGACCCCGAACCCACTCCCGAAGCGCCGGACGACGGGGACGACTCGGGCGGTTCCTCCTCTGGCGGTTCCTCCTCGGGCGGTTCGTCCACCGGTGGTGGGGGCGGCAGCGTGTACTACAAGAACTGCACCGCCGTCCGCGCCGCGGGAGCCGACCCGATCCGTCGCGGCGACCCCGGTTACGGCCGCCATCTCGACAGGGACGGTGACGGCGTGGCCTGCGAGTAG
- a CDS encoding ArsR/SmtB family transcription factor, whose protein sequence is MPFHFRFGPADLLRCRFSISPRWETQEAVRVLLDRRRHAYHLPWLRGIRTAAAGLDLRPLWLLMPRTGHNPDFLSPPPTGPSVTFEEELARVRAADPQAAREDLRRSLVCTPGAPESAAGRRMLDDPERAVQELADLYEQAWRALVAPHWPRLRALLEADVLFHSRRLAAGGLEALFDGLHPDLHWSGNTLSIARRGHHDRSLDGQGLLLMPSAFVWPEVVGGYDPPWQPTLVYPARGIGALWTAPAGPAPRALARLLGRARADVLCALTEPASTTALAHRLSLAPSTVSAHLKTLQEAGLLISARHGHQILYERTPLAIALTNPASPG, encoded by the coding sequence GTGCCCTTCCACTTCCGCTTCGGCCCCGCCGACCTGCTGCGCTGCCGGTTCTCGATCTCGCCCCGCTGGGAGACCCAGGAGGCGGTACGGGTCCTGCTGGACCGGCGGCGCCACGCCTACCACCTGCCCTGGCTCCGCGGGATCCGCACGGCGGCCGCCGGGCTGGACCTGCGGCCGCTGTGGCTGCTGATGCCGCGCACGGGACACAATCCGGACTTCCTCAGCCCGCCCCCGACGGGCCCGTCGGTCACCTTCGAGGAGGAGCTCGCGCGGGTCCGGGCCGCCGATCCGCAGGCGGCGCGGGAGGACCTGCGGCGCTCCCTGGTCTGCACCCCGGGCGCCCCGGAGAGCGCGGCCGGCCGGCGGATGCTGGACGACCCCGAACGGGCGGTCCAGGAGCTGGCCGACCTCTACGAGCAGGCCTGGCGGGCGCTGGTCGCCCCGCACTGGCCGCGGCTGCGCGCCCTGCTGGAGGCGGACGTCCTGTTCCACTCCCGGCGGCTGGCCGCGGGCGGGCTGGAAGCCCTCTTCGACGGCCTCCACCCGGATCTGCACTGGTCGGGGAACACCCTCAGCATCGCCCGCCGGGGCCACCACGACCGCTCCCTCGACGGCCAGGGGCTCCTCCTGATGCCGAGCGCCTTCGTCTGGCCGGAGGTGGTGGGCGGCTACGACCCGCCGTGGCAGCCGACCTTGGTATACCCGGCCCGCGGCATCGGCGCCCTGTGGACGGCTCCGGCCGGCCCGGCCCCGCGGGCACTGGCCCGGCTGCTGGGCCGCGCCCGCGCCGACGTCCTGTGCGCCCTGACCGAGCCGGCCTCGACCACCGCCCTGGCCCACCGCCTGTCCCTGGCCCCCTCCACCGTCTCCGCCCACCTCAAAACCCTCCAGGAAGCCGGCCTCCTCATCTCCGCGCGCCACGGCCACCAGATCCTGTACGAACGCACCCCGCTGGCCATCGCCCTGACGAATCCGGCTTCGCCGGGGTGA
- a CDS encoding C39 family peptidase: MTVSTIKHAVPYYSQWESAALVPEFVAGADAARDPLWSTSGADSPEEYAFWAPRMCGVACLRMVLGSLGLPVPPSVELVKELSAAGAYVRDGDAVKGLIYRPFAEYVTARWGLDARSAPVLDHRTVRDTLAGGGMAMLSVHWAIRTLTPVVEARGGHLVLAVGATEDAVLVHNPSGFPDGSQQYAPVPWADLDRFYAGRGILLGGRAG, translated from the coding sequence ATGACCGTCTCCACGATCAAGCACGCCGTCCCGTACTACTCCCAGTGGGAGTCCGCCGCGCTGGTGCCCGAGTTCGTCGCGGGCGCCGACGCGGCCCGGGATCCCCTGTGGTCCACCTCGGGCGCCGACTCCCCCGAGGAGTACGCCTTCTGGGCGCCCCGCATGTGCGGAGTGGCCTGCCTGCGGATGGTGCTGGGGAGCCTGGGGCTCCCGGTGCCGCCCTCGGTGGAGCTGGTGAAGGAGCTCAGCGCGGCCGGGGCGTACGTGCGGGACGGGGACGCGGTGAAGGGGCTGATCTACCGGCCGTTCGCCGAGTACGTCACCGCCCGCTGGGGCCTCGACGCCCGCTCGGCGCCCGTACTGGACCACCGGACCGTCCGGGACACGCTCGCCGGGGGCGGGATGGCGATGCTGTCGGTCCATTGGGCGATCCGCACCCTGACCCCCGTGGTGGAGGCCAGGGGCGGCCACCTGGTGCTCGCCGTCGGGGCCACCGAGGACGCCGTCCTGGTGCACAATCCCTCCGGCTTCCCCGACGGATCCCAGCAGTACGCGCCCGTCCCCTGGGCCGACCTGGACCGCTTCTACGCCGGACGCGGCATCCTGCTCGGCGGCCGGGCCGGCTGA
- a CDS encoding 50S ribosomal protein bL37: MAKRGNKKRARKKKKANHGKRPNA; the protein is encoded by the coding sequence ATGGCGAAGCGCGGCAACAAGAAGCGAGCCCGCAAGAAGAAGAAGGCCAACCACGGAAAGCGTCCCAACGCCTGA
- the meaB gene encoding methylmalonyl Co-A mutase-associated GTPase MeaB: MTAVDVPQLVAQAREGRPRAVARLISLVEGASPQLREVMAALAPLTGNAYVVGLTGSPGVGKSTTTSALVSAYRQAGKRVGVLAVDPSSPFSGGALLGDRVRMSDHASDPGVYIRSMATRGHLGGLAWAAPQAIRVLDAAGCEVILVETVGVGQSEVEIAAQADTSVVLLAPGMGDGIQAAKAGILEIGDVYVVNKADRDGADATARELNHMLSLGESRGKGDWRPPIVKTVAARGTGIDELVEALEKHRAWMDERGVLAQRRTARAAREVETIAITALRARLADVHGDTHLEALAGRVAAGELDPYAASDALLSTLTEAPEPDAEPAGRS, translated from the coding sequence ATGACGGCGGTGGACGTCCCCCAGCTGGTGGCCCAGGCCCGCGAGGGCAGGCCGCGAGCGGTCGCCCGGCTGATCTCGCTGGTCGAGGGGGCGTCCCCGCAGCTGCGCGAGGTGATGGCGGCGCTGGCGCCGCTCACGGGCAACGCGTACGTGGTGGGCCTCACCGGCTCCCCGGGCGTCGGCAAGTCCACGACCACCTCGGCGCTGGTCTCCGCGTACCGGCAGGCCGGCAAGCGGGTCGGCGTCCTGGCCGTCGACCCGTCCTCGCCGTTCAGCGGGGGCGCGCTGCTCGGCGACCGGGTGCGGATGTCGGACCACGCGTCCGACCCGGGGGTCTACATCCGCTCCATGGCCACCCGCGGCCACCTGGGCGGACTCGCCTGGGCCGCCCCGCAGGCGATCCGGGTGCTGGACGCGGCCGGCTGCGAGGTGATCCTGGTCGAGACCGTCGGGGTCGGGCAGTCGGAGGTGGAGATCGCGGCGCAGGCCGACACCTCGGTGGTGCTGCTGGCCCCCGGGATGGGCGACGGGATCCAGGCCGCGAAGGCGGGCATCCTGGAGATCGGCGACGTCTACGTGGTGAACAAGGCCGACCGGGACGGCGCGGACGCCACCGCCCGGGAACTGAACCACATGCTGAGCCTGGGGGAGTCCCGGGGCAAGGGCGACTGGCGGCCGCCGATCGTCAAGACGGTCGCGGCGCGCGGTACGGGCATCGACGAGCTGGTCGAGGCGCTGGAGAAGCACCGGGCGTGGATGGACGAGCGCGGGGTGCTGGCGCAGCGGCGTACGGCCCGGGCCGCGCGCGAGGTGGAAACGATCGCGATCACCGCGCTGAGGGCCCGGCTGGCCGACGTGCACGGCGACACCCACCTGGAGGCCCTGGCCGGGCGGGTGGCGGCGGGCGAGCTGGATCCGTACGCGGCCTCGGACGCGCTGCTGTCGACCCTGACGGAAGCGCCGGAACCGGATGCGGAGCCCGCGGGCCGGTCATAG
- a CDS encoding MarR family winged helix-turn-helix transcriptional regulator, with translation METETATPWLNDAEQCAWRTHLDVSRLLSHQLEKDLQPFGLTNNDYEILVNLSESEEHRMRMSDLATSTLQSKSRLSHQITRMESAGLVRRVNCESDRRGLYAVLTPEGMETMRKVAPHHVASVRRHFIDLLTPDAIAALRAALGPVAEHLRAGRGKA, from the coding sequence ATCGAGACCGAGACGGCCACCCCCTGGCTGAACGACGCCGAGCAGTGCGCCTGGCGCACCCACCTGGACGTCAGCCGGCTGCTGAGTCACCAGCTGGAAAAGGACCTCCAGCCGTTCGGGCTCACCAACAACGACTACGAGATCCTCGTGAACCTCTCCGAATCCGAGGAACACCGGATGCGGATGAGCGATCTCGCGACGTCCACGCTGCAGTCCAAGAGCCGGCTCTCCCACCAGATCACCCGCATGGAATCGGCGGGCCTCGTCCGCCGTGTGAACTGCGAGTCCGACCGCCGCGGGCTCTACGCCGTCCTCACGCCCGAGGGCATGGAGACGATGCGCAAGGTCGCCCCGCACCACGTGGCGTCCGTCCGCCGGCACTTCATCGACCTGCTCACCCCGGACGCCATCGCCGCGCTGCGCGCCGCGCTCGGACCGGTCGCCGAGCACCTGCGCGCGGGCCGCGGCAAGGCCTGA
- a CDS encoding PepSY domain-containing protein → MKRTLYVSSAAVAAALLVAGPVAAAAASTAEAATGGVSAPLRAAVDAEGAAAAALKSHPGVIESLDKDGSVWHVNVIGKDGGNTELLVTAATGSVAVENSDENDDDGDEDAALVAAKVTAQQAMKAAVAAHPGQVWSVQWDDDDDNNKTYWDVEVKSGGSTTNVHVDPTSGKATVSHSDNDNDNDENDDNG, encoded by the coding sequence ATGAAGCGCACCCTGTACGTCTCGTCGGCCGCGGTCGCCGCGGCCCTGCTGGTCGCAGGGCCGGTGGCGGCCGCCGCCGCTTCCACGGCCGAAGCGGCCACCGGCGGCGTCTCCGCGCCCCTGCGCGCCGCGGTCGATGCCGAGGGGGCCGCCGCGGCGGCCCTCAAGAGCCACCCCGGAGTCATCGAGTCCCTCGACAAGGACGGCTCGGTCTGGCACGTGAACGTGATCGGCAAGGACGGCGGCAACACGGAGCTGCTCGTCACCGCGGCCACCGGATCGGTCGCCGTCGAGAACTCGGACGAGAACGACGACGACGGGGACGAGGACGCCGCCCTGGTCGCCGCGAAGGTCACCGCCCAGCAGGCCATGAAGGCCGCGGTCGCCGCCCATCCCGGCCAGGTGTGGTCGGTGCAGTGGGACGACGATGACGACAACAACAAGACCTACTGGGACGTGGAGGTCAAGTCCGGCGGCAGCACGACGAACGTCCACGTCGACCCCACGTCCGGCAAGGCCACGGTGTCCCACTCGGACAACGACAACGACAACGACGAGAACGACGACAACGGCTAG
- a CDS encoding DUF3817 domain-containing protein, translating into MDIKTASALHRLRLISVPEALSFPALLIFGSVLSRISDIDYLMMPLGIIHGILFVIYGVFLLDVWFKAKWPLKKVALFFLLALIPFGGLYGDRLLKRDETAGVLAARAREAARA; encoded by the coding sequence GTGGACATCAAGACCGCTTCCGCCCTGCACCGGCTGCGCCTCATCTCCGTACCGGAGGCGCTCTCGTTCCCGGCGCTGCTGATCTTCGGCTCGGTGCTGAGCCGGATCTCGGACATCGACTACCTGATGATGCCGCTCGGCATCATCCACGGGATCCTGTTCGTCATCTACGGCGTCTTCCTGCTGGACGTCTGGTTCAAGGCGAAGTGGCCCCTGAAGAAGGTCGCACTGTTCTTCCTGCTGGCGCTGATCCCCTTCGGCGGGCTCTACGGCGACCGCCTGCTCAAGCGCGACGAGACGGCCGGCGTGCTCGCCGCCCGCGCCCGCGAGGCAGCCCGCGCATGA
- a CDS encoding AIM24 family protein, with product MPFREINSKMVEAQVVPGQKMYSQRGAMLAYRGEVSFTPSLTGGQGGVMGMIGRRVANEQTPLMEVEGSGTVMFGHGGHHIQVISLTGETLYVEADRLLAFDGTLQQGTMFMGAQGGVMGMVRGQVTGQGLFTTTLKGHGSVAVMAHGGVIELPIHPGRPIHVDPQAYVAHHGEVRNKLSTALGWRDMVGRGSGEAFQLELSGQGAVYVQASEEKL from the coding sequence ATGCCGTTCCGCGAGATCAACTCGAAGATGGTCGAGGCCCAGGTCGTACCGGGGCAGAAGATGTACAGCCAGCGCGGCGCGATGCTCGCCTACCGCGGCGAGGTCTCCTTCACCCCGAGCCTGACCGGCGGCCAGGGCGGCGTGATGGGCATGATCGGGCGCCGGGTGGCGAACGAGCAGACCCCGCTGATGGAGGTCGAGGGCAGCGGCACCGTGATGTTCGGCCACGGCGGCCACCACATCCAGGTGATCAGCCTCACCGGCGAGACGCTCTACGTGGAGGCCGACCGGCTGCTCGCCTTCGACGGCACCCTGCAGCAGGGCACGATGTTCATGGGCGCGCAGGGCGGGGTCATGGGCATGGTCCGCGGCCAGGTGACCGGCCAGGGCCTGTTCACCACCACCCTCAAGGGCCACGGCTCGGTGGCCGTGATGGCCCACGGCGGGGTCATCGAGCTGCCGATCCACCCCGGCCGCCCGATCCACGTGGACCCGCAGGCCTACGTCGCCCACCACGGCGAGGTCCGCAACAAGCTGTCCACGGCGCTGGGCTGGCGGGACATGGTCGGGCGCGGCTCGGGCGAGGCGTTCCAGCTGGAGCTGTCCGGGCAGGGTGCGGTGTACGTACAGGCCTCAGAGGAGAAGTTGTGA